A region from the Phaenicophaeus curvirostris isolate KB17595 chromosome 3, BPBGC_Pcur_1.0, whole genome shotgun sequence genome encodes:
- the LOC138718866 gene encoding MARVEL domain-containing protein 3-like isoform X1: protein MSHAGKQYQEKQYRHHENHESDRYMKDRRARKPYPISARSTEDIQGGQHSRTSAVCTDSYSKTSGRTQEYFAPPPEHYPPKEAFSMKCSKVCTTRGILKFVEIMVNILVLICVGAAQASVAGFTSLGGLGTGSFSLNSAYSPFEGTELREVRELDMQFTQMRAPCVYGGVAFSLAAAALTLVFLVVSAKPIQQLRMGLLAGECAFNLLAGTAYVTAVGLYLHFVSQVNSTEVCKRRERLYARRGYTSMNCVVQGGDAAVGLFGVAAACLYFASFVVCILAIRTVQAFRSHAAKAQHSPKSNVRDRSIRNHHAVHRTSESSHNVQALATLV from the exons ATGTCTCATGCTGGGAAACAATACCAAGAAAAGCAATACAGGCACCATGAGAACCATGAATCTGACAGATATATGAAAGACAGAAGAGCGAGAAAACCATACCCAATCAGTGCAAG ATCAACAGAAGACATCCAAGGTGGCCAACACTCAAGGACTTCTGCTGTTTGCACAGACTCTTACTCTAAAACCTCAGGAAGAACACAGGAATACTTTGCCCCACCACCGGAACATTATCCTCCCAAGGAAGCCTTCTCAATGAAGTGTTCAAAGGTATGCACAACAAGAG GCATTCTGAAGTTTGTGGAAATCATGGTTAACATCCTGGTGCTGATTTGTGTGGGCGCTGCCCAAGCCTCCGTTGCAGGCTTCACGTCCCTTGGTGGCTTAGGCACAGGATCCTTTAGCCTGAATTCAGCCTATAGCCCCTTTGAAGGCACGGAGCTCCGGGAGGTGAGGGAGTTAGACATGCAGTTCACCCAGATGAGAGCCCCTTGCGTGTATGGGGGAGTAGCCTTCAgcttagcagcagcagcacttacCCTTGTCTTCCTTGTCGTGAGCGCGAAACCCATCCAGCAGCTTAGAATGGGGCTGCTGGCAGGTGAGTGTGCTTTCAACCTGCTGGCTGGCACGGCGTATGTCACGGCTGTCGGTCTCTACCTGCATTTTGTCAGCCAGGTGAATTCCACAGAAGTTTGCAAGAGGCGCGAGAGGCTGTATGCGCGCCGTGGTTACACCTCCATGAACTGTGTGGTCCAGGGTGGTGACGCAGCCGTCGGCCTTTTTGGTGTTGCAGCTGCTTGTTTGTACTTTGCTAGCTTTGTGGTCTGCATCCTTGCAATCCGAACTGTCCAGGCCTTCCGGAGTCATGCAGCCAAGGCTCAGCACAGCCCCAAAAGCAATGTTAGAGACAGGAGCATCAGAAACCACCATGCTGTCCACAGGACCTCTGAAAGCTCCCACAACGTCCAAGCTCTTGCCACGTTAGTGTGA
- the LOC138718866 gene encoding MARVEL domain-containing protein 3-like isoform X2 yields the protein MHNKRLCICCSFLVCASHLNLFGASSYSSVGHVAEQSQDLQTLFPSGILKFVEIMVNILVLICVGAAQASVAGFTSLGGLGTGSFSLNSAYSPFEGTELREVRELDMQFTQMRAPCVYGGVAFSLAAAALTLVFLVVSAKPIQQLRMGLLAGECAFNLLAGTAYVTAVGLYLHFVSQVNSTEVCKRRERLYARRGYTSMNCVVQGGDAAVGLFGVAAACLYFASFVVCILAIRTVQAFRSHAAKAQHSPKSNVRDRSIRNHHAVHRTSESSHNVQALATLV from the exons ATGCACAACAAGAG aCTGTGCATCTGCTGTAGTTTTTTGGTGTGTGCTTCTCATCTGAATCTCTTTGGAGCCTCCAGTTACAGCTCTGTGGGTCATGTTGCAGAGCAGTCTCAGGATTTACAAACTCTATTTCCTTCAG GCATTCTGAAGTTTGTGGAAATCATGGTTAACATCCTGGTGCTGATTTGTGTGGGCGCTGCCCAAGCCTCCGTTGCAGGCTTCACGTCCCTTGGTGGCTTAGGCACAGGATCCTTTAGCCTGAATTCAGCCTATAGCCCCTTTGAAGGCACGGAGCTCCGGGAGGTGAGGGAGTTAGACATGCAGTTCACCCAGATGAGAGCCCCTTGCGTGTATGGGGGAGTAGCCTTCAgcttagcagcagcagcacttacCCTTGTCTTCCTTGTCGTGAGCGCGAAACCCATCCAGCAGCTTAGAATGGGGCTGCTGGCAGGTGAGTGTGCTTTCAACCTGCTGGCTGGCACGGCGTATGTCACGGCTGTCGGTCTCTACCTGCATTTTGTCAGCCAGGTGAATTCCACAGAAGTTTGCAAGAGGCGCGAGAGGCTGTATGCGCGCCGTGGTTACACCTCCATGAACTGTGTGGTCCAGGGTGGTGACGCAGCCGTCGGCCTTTTTGGTGTTGCAGCTGCTTGTTTGTACTTTGCTAGCTTTGTGGTCTGCATCCTTGCAATCCGAACTGTCCAGGCCTTCCGGAGTCATGCAGCCAAGGCTCAGCACAGCCCCAAAAGCAATGTTAGAGACAGGAGCATCAGAAACCACCATGCTGTCCACAGGACCTCTGAAAGCTCCCACAACGTCCAAGCTCTTGCCACGTTAGTGTGA